The following are from one region of the Nicotiana tabacum cultivar K326 chromosome 3, ASM71507v2, whole genome shotgun sequence genome:
- the LOC107823312 gene encoding uncharacterized protein LOC107823312, protein MNNRFRPPMQPKKVPNLHPQYEKKMEMQQTKFLSADKSRVNRRQAARDRKLALLQDVDKLKKKLRHEENVHRALERAFYRPLGTLPRLPPYLPKYTLELLAEVAVLEEEVVRLEVQVVNYRQGLYQEAVSTCSRRNADDNHLPDSCPQLPGKGPKQRHSRSLSLSEVNLGSCVSRPSPSLDRSASSRKLYLKESVFDSSRICSDNTSNSRQAVIKNCNDSLEDSLGKENHSSDTYTKHKPSPQKQVNTIKTLSKRPPVKPESVSKIADVQCRVVEETQESCLASLDERELEAETTENKISEDIIKCLSSILLRLSTSKGKIANPESFCSLGAKVFNESNGERELQDPYSICSELRKQDIGRYRYILNIDANSVNLNRKMNASFLIHRLKILLGKLSSVKLEGLSHQQKLAFWINTYNSCVMNAFLELGIPETAEQVVSLMQKATINVGGHLLNAIMIEHFILRLPYHLKYTCSKSMKDNELKVRSVFGLEWSEPLVTFALSCGSWSSPAVRVYTASQVETQLEAAKRDYLQAAVGISATNKLIIPKLLDWYLLDFAKDLDALLDWVCLQLPDELRNETIKCLERRGREPLSQLVQVTPYNFSFRYLIHQ, encoded by the exons ATGAATAACAGATTCCGGCCACCTATGCAACCCAAAAAAGTTCCTAATTTGCATCCTCAATAT GAGAAAAAGATGGAAATGCAGCAAACCAAATTCTTGTCTGCGGACAAGTCCAGAGTCAATCGGCGTCAAGCAGCAAGAGACAGAAAATTAGCCTTACTTCAAGAT GTTGATAAGCTAAAGAAGAAGCTGAGGCATGAAGAAAATGTTCACAGAGCTTTGGAGAGGGCTTTTTACAGACCTTTAGGAACTCTACCGCGCCTTCCTCCCTATCTTCCCAAATAT ACTCTAGAGCTTCTTGCTGAGGTAGCTGTTTTGGAAGAAGAGGTGGTCCGGCTTGAGGTACAGGTTGTTAATTATAGACAAGGTCTCTATCAAGAAGCAGTTTCCACATGCTCAAGGAGAAATGCTGACGACAACCATTTGCCTGATTCATGCCCTCAGTTGCCGGGTAAAGGTCCTAAACAAAGGCATTCAAGATCATTATCCTTGAGCGAAGTCAACCTTGGGTCATGCGTATCACGGCCTTCTCCTTCTCTAGATAGGAGTGCTTCAAGTAGAAAGTTGTATTTAAAAGAATCAGTCTTTGATAGCTCGAGGATTTGCTCTGATAACACATCAAATAGCAGACAAGCTGTTATTAAGAATTGCAATGACTCATTGGAAGATAGCCTAGGAAAAGAGAATCACTCGTCTGATACTTATACTAAACATAAGCCATCTCCACAAAAGCAAGTCAACACGATTAAGACCTTATCAAAAAGGCCTCCAGTCAAACCTGAATCGGTAAGTAAAATAGCAGATGTTCAGTGCAGAGTTGTAGAAGAGACACAAGAGAGCTGTTTAGCTTCTTTAGATGAGAGGGAATTGGAAGCTGAAACCACAGAAAACAAAATCTCTGAAGACATTATAAAGTGCTTGTCTAGCATCTTATTAAGGTTGAGTACATCTAAAGGGAAGATAGCAAATCCAGAATCTTTTTGCTCTTTAGGAGCAAAAGTTTTCAATGAAAGCAACGGAGAAAGAGAGTTACAAGATCCGTACTCCATCTGTTCAGAACTCAGGAAGCAAGATATTGGCAGATACAGATATATACTTAACATAGATGCTAACTCTGTTAATCTGAACCGGAAAATGAATGCTTCGTTTCTGATTCACAGGCTTAA GATACTCCTCGGCAAGCTATCATCTGTGAAATTAGAGGGTTTGAGCCATCAGCAGAAGCTCGCTTTCTGGATAAACACATACAATTCCTGTGTGATGAAT GCATTTCTAGAGCTTGGGATTCCAGAGACCGCTGAACAAGTTGTCTCACTAATGCAAAAG GCAACAATTAATGTGGGAGGGCATTTGCTAAATGCAATCATGATAGAGCACTTCATCTTGAGGCTTCCATACCACTTAAAATAT ACCTGTTCAAAGTCAATGAAAGACAACGAGCTGAAGGTTCGCAGTGTTTTTGGCTTGGAGTGGTCCGAACCTCTTGTCACATTTGCACTCTCCTGTGGAAGTTGGTCCTCCCCTGCA GTGAGGGTGTATACTGCATCTCAAGTAGAGACGCAGTTGGAAGCAGCAAAAAGAGACTATTTACAAGCAGCAGTTGGTATTTCAGCAACAAATAAGCTCATAATCCCAAAGTTGTTGGACTGGTATCTTCTTGATTTTGCCAAAGACTTGGATGCATTGCTAGATTGGGTGTGCCTCCAGCTGCCAGATGAACTTAGAAATGAAACTATTAAATGCCTCGAAAGACGAGGAAGAGAGCCTCTTTCACAATTAGTACAAGTAACGCCTTACAATTTCAGCTTCAGGTACCTTATACACCAATAA
- the LOC142176795 gene encoding uncharacterized protein LOC142176795, which produces MAQKISDPGSFTIPCTIGSYAFVKALCDLGANINLIPLAVYTKLGIGRARPTSMLLQLVDRTVKRPTGIFDDVLVQVGKFVFPADFVILDCQVDEEIPLILGRQFLATGRALIDCETRELKMRLKDEEVIFNVQQSMKRPSEYANCSLMEAMDVILQEDDMTLTVKDPLEAYLTNLEEMDGEGLAEWVMALEGRGFWSREPQFESLELEKRAIPPAKLSIEEPPKLELRSLPDHLRYVFLGPDSTLPVIISSGLLDV; this is translated from the coding sequence ATGGCTCAAAAGATTTCGGACCCAGGTAGCTTCACTAttccatgcacaattggaagtTATGCCTTTGTAAAggcattatgtgatttgggagccaACATAAATCTGATACCACTGGCTGTGTACACCAAACTGGGCATTGGTAGAGCTAGGCCAACTTCGATGTTGCTACAGCTGGTTGACCGCACAGTGAAGAGGCCCACTGGTATTTttgatgatgtgttggtacaaGTGGGGAAATTCGTGTTCCCTGCAGACTTTGTTATCTTGGATTGTCAGGTGGATGAGGAGATACCCCTTATTTTAGGGAGACAATTTTTAGCCACGGGGAGAGCATTGATCGACTGTGAAACTAGAGAATTAAAAATGAGATTGAAAGATGAAGAAGTCATATTCAATGTTCAACAATCTATGAAGAGACCCAGTGAATATGCTAATTGCTCTCTAATGGAAGCAATGGATGTAATCCTGCAAGAAGATGATATGACCCTAACTGTAAAAGATCCATTAGAGGCATATCTGAcgaatttagaagaaatggatggtgaaGGGTTAGCTGAATGGGTCATGGCACTGGAAGGCCGAGGATTTTGGTCaagggaacctcagttcgagTCCCTTGAGCTAGAAAAAAGGGCCATTCCTCCAGCAAAGCTATCAATAGAGGAACCACCCAAGTTGGAACTGAGGTCACTCCCAGATCACCTCAGGTATGTGTTCTTAGGCCCTGATTCGACCTTGCCTGTTATCATATCATCCGGTTTGTTAGATGTGTAG